One genomic segment of Candidatus Brocadiaceae bacterium includes these proteins:
- a CDS encoding PfkB family carbohydrate kinase has protein sequence MTNKKIVSFETLIKKTRELKHNNKSIVLCSGIFETLHIGHMRYLRQARSHGDIVIAAIISDKYIDRNKTLAFDENLRAEAVASLDWVDAVVINPFDTIHELISLVSPNVFVKGFETAVIEETSKKSSEQELTFLKNTGTKLIITKENEFTSSAQINRYFSNLPYEIKKYIELFKERHTFDELVHVIEDMKKLQVLVIGDMIIDEYQYCSAIGKSSKDPTLVLKYESRDVFVGGAGAVANHIADFAGRVDLVTILGEQNSHEKFIRSHLNKNIFPHFFHKPDAPTLIKRRFLDGYSTNKLFEVYIMDDSFLNGRQGKQLFDLVNLKLPEYDLVIVADFGHGTIDTKTKKLLSEKALFLSVNAQSNAGNRGFNSITKYPNAHYLTLAEHEIRLEMRDLSGKLFPMMSHIHNRMKCKKIIVTRGRNGCVVLDQNGEFLQIPSFAQKVVDRVGAGDALFGLTSLAAVQNIPGELLGFIGNTAGSLAVETMGNKKSIDKRTIMEYMNKLLT, from the coding sequence ATGACAAACAAGAAAATAGTATCCTTTGAAACACTGATAAAAAAAACAAGGGAATTAAAACACAATAATAAAAGCATCGTTCTTTGCTCCGGTATATTTGAAACCTTACATATAGGCCATATGCGATATCTGAGGCAGGCCAGGAGTCATGGTGATATCGTGATCGCTGCAATTATTAGTGATAAGTACATTGACAGGAACAAAACCCTTGCATTTGATGAAAATTTGCGGGCGGAGGCAGTTGCGTCTTTGGACTGGGTAGATGCAGTTGTTATCAATCCATTTGATACTATTCATGAATTAATCTCTCTTGTATCACCAAATGTCTTCGTGAAAGGTTTTGAGACAGCAGTAATTGAGGAAACCAGCAAGAAGAGTTCCGAGCAAGAATTAACGTTTCTAAAAAATACAGGGACAAAACTGATTATTACGAAAGAAAACGAGTTTACTTCGTCCGCTCAGATCAACCGTTATTTTTCAAATTTGCCGTACGAAATAAAAAAATACATTGAGCTTTTCAAGGAGAGACACACTTTTGATGAACTGGTTCATGTGATAGAGGACATGAAAAAGCTTCAGGTACTTGTTATTGGCGATATGATCATAGATGAATACCAATACTGCTCTGCTATTGGCAAATCCTCTAAAGATCCGACATTAGTGTTAAAATATGAATCAAGAGATGTTTTTGTTGGTGGCGCTGGTGCGGTCGCAAATCACATTGCCGATTTTGCTGGCAGGGTAGATCTGGTTACTATATTGGGGGAACAAAACAGCCACGAGAAATTTATCCGTTCTCATCTCAACAAAAACATTTTTCCACATTTTTTTCACAAACCGGATGCGCCTACTTTGATTAAACGAAGATTTCTTGATGGCTATTCCACGAATAAGCTTTTTGAAGTATACATTATGGACGATTCATTTCTTAATGGTAGACAGGGAAAACAACTATTTGACTTAGTAAATTTGAAACTCCCTGAATATGATCTTGTAATAGTTGCTGATTTTGGCCACGGAACAATCGACACAAAAACCAAAAAACTTTTATCTGAAAAAGCACTGTTTCTTTCAGTCAACGCACAATCAAATGCAGGAAATCGTGGATTTAATTCAATTACAAAATACCCTAACGCACATTATCTTACCCTGGCAGAACATGAAATTCGCTTGGAGATGCGGGATCTGTCAGGGAAATTATTCCCTATGATGTCACATATCCATAACCGAATGAAATGTAAAAAGATTATCGTAACCCGGGGAAGAAACGGCTGTGTTGTTTTGGATCAAAATGGTGAATTTTTGCAGATACCCAGCTTTGCGCAGAAGGTTGTAGACCGTGTCGGAGCGGGTGATGCCCTTTTTGGTTTAACCTCCCTGGCAGCAGTTCAAAATATTCCGGGAGAGTTACTAGGATTCATTGGAAACACCGCAGGAAGTCTTGCCGTTGAAACCATGGGGAATAAAAAGTCTATAGATAAAAGAACGATAATGGAATATATGAACAAATTGCTTACATAA
- a CDS encoding radical SAM protein produces the protein MSNYVFDGHKLMYHIERIQEFLTEGDCFPLYMEISPVGICNHRCMFCAYDFIGYPNRKLETNRFLSFLDEIKEAGIKSLLYAGEGEPLLHPDIDKFIIHSKNNGIDVGLFTNGQFLCEELAKMILPSLTFLRFSFNGGTKENYAQIHNVKPKVFKIVVANIKRAVAIKKKNTLNVDIGIQYVLLSENREYLLDAVKTVRDAGVNYFVIKPFVQQSLLQSYHMKEQFDLQTIKNLLDKAEGLSDNTFKVIARKDAFKGYGKRGYKHCYGTSFISVLNSAGKLGTCLPYWDKEGFVYGDIYENSFKYIWSKNRRSEIKGYLEKKMDAHTCPPNCRPNSINEFLWEIKYPSTKHINFV, from the coding sequence TTGTCCAATTATGTCTTTGACGGCCACAAATTAATGTATCATATTGAGAGAATACAGGAATTCCTCACAGAAGGAGACTGTTTTCCACTCTACATGGAAATAAGTCCCGTAGGTATTTGTAACCATAGATGTATGTTTTGCGCATACGATTTTATCGGATATCCCAATAGAAAGCTGGAAACGAATAGATTCTTATCCTTTCTAGATGAAATCAAAGAAGCGGGCATTAAAAGTCTTTTATATGCCGGAGAAGGAGAACCATTATTACACCCGGATATAGATAAATTTATCATTCACTCTAAAAATAATGGCATAGATGTCGGCTTATTTACGAACGGGCAATTTTTATGTGAAGAGCTGGCAAAAATGATTTTGCCGTCGCTTACCTTTCTGAGGTTTAGTTTTAATGGCGGGACAAAGGAAAACTATGCACAAATACACAACGTTAAACCAAAGGTTTTTAAAATAGTGGTAGCCAATATCAAGCGCGCTGTTGCAATTAAAAAGAAAAATACATTGAATGTAGACATTGGAATACAGTATGTGCTGTTGTCGGAAAACAGAGAGTATTTACTTGATGCAGTGAAAACAGTACGTGATGCCGGCGTAAACTATTTCGTGATAAAACCATTTGTGCAACAAAGTCTCTTGCAATCGTATCATATGAAAGAGCAATTTGATTTACAGACCATAAAGAACCTTCTCGACAAAGCAGAAGGCCTTTCTGACAATACCTTTAAAGTTATAGCAAGAAAAGATGCCTTTAAAGGATATGGTAAAAGAGGTTACAAACATTGTTACGGAACTTCCTTTATTTCCGTCTTGAATTCGGCAGGAAAACTGGGAACATGTTTGCCGTATTGGGATAAGGAAGGATTTGTCTATGGTGACATCTATGAGAATTCTTTTAAATATATATGGTCGAAAAACAGAAGATCTGAAATAAAGGGATATTTGGAAAAGAAAATGGATGCGCATACGTGTCCTCCGAATTGCAGGCCTAATTCTATTAATGAATTTTTGTGGGAAATAAAATACCCCAGCACCAAGCATATAAATTTCGTTTAA
- a CDS encoding DUF2905 domain-containing protein → MGEINGFGKTLIFLGIIMIVFGIFFMIGNKIPFLGKLPGDISVQKKNFNFYFPITTCIIISVILTIIMKFIGKK, encoded by the coding sequence ATGGGAGAAATAAACGGTTTCGGGAAAACACTGATATTTCTTGGCATTATCATGATTGTTTTCGGGATCTTTTTCATGATCGGGAACAAAATTCCTTTCCTCGGGAAACTTCCCGGTGATATCTCTGTACAAAAGAAAAATTTCAATTTTTATTTTCCGATAACAACATGCATTATCATCAGTGTTATCCTTACCATTATTATGAAATTTATTGGAAAGAAATAG
- a CDS encoding radical SAM protein: MKFPFFCNRMFSVLLQTTLGECVCGIRIADWVSMTNSAVALRVGMKNENYIENALNLKKFSDYLDFPLFFEIETVNACNAVCTMCTINKWQKHRNPYMSPQLFKKISDELIQYSTVVRTVNLGRDGEPLLDKHLEKKIGYLKEGGIKNVTFSTNAALLSEKRSKELLNSGLDEIMFSVDGYSRITFEKIRRGLCFKKIVENVHRFIDLRNSQNEHLKIRVRMVVQQENKDEIEPWGKYWRGKLKPKDSVEAKNIHSWGNQLENYQVLKQEEKLLTPCTSPFSTMIIRFNGDITICPLDFNGKYVNGNVQQDTIQTIWGKGGYFKKFRQIHLYSKRDELYFCKGCRLWEPDKTKRVF, from the coding sequence ATGAAATTTCCATTTTTCTGTAATAGAATGTTCTCGGTATTACTACAAACAACATTGGGAGAGTGTGTCTGTGGTATACGGATAGCAGACTGGGTTTCCATGACCAATTCTGCTGTTGCATTGAGGGTTGGTATGAAAAACGAAAACTATATAGAGAATGCCTTAAATCTGAAAAAATTTTCCGATTATCTTGATTTTCCATTATTTTTTGAGATTGAAACAGTTAATGCATGTAATGCTGTATGCACTATGTGCACGATCAATAAATGGCAAAAACATCGAAACCCTTACATGAGTCCACAACTCTTTAAAAAGATATCTGATGAATTGATACAATATTCAACGGTTGTCAGAACGGTTAACCTGGGTAGAGACGGAGAGCCCTTGCTTGATAAACATCTTGAAAAAAAAATAGGTTATCTTAAAGAGGGTGGCATCAAGAATGTCACCTTTTCAACGAATGCCGCATTGCTCAGTGAAAAAAGATCTAAGGAATTGTTAAATTCCGGATTGGATGAAATAATGTTTTCTGTTGATGGGTATTCAAGGATAACATTTGAAAAAATCAGACGTGGTTTATGTTTTAAAAAGATTGTTGAGAATGTGCATAGATTTATCGATTTAAGAAATAGCCAAAATGAACATTTGAAAATAAGAGTGCGTATGGTCGTTCAGCAAGAAAACAAGGATGAAATTGAACCATGGGGAAAATACTGGAGAGGGAAACTAAAGCCAAAAGACAGTGTAGAGGCAAAAAACATTCATAGCTGGGGAAATCAATTAGAAAATTATCAGGTATTGAAACAGGAAGAGAAACTACTTACGCCTTGTACTTCTCCATTTTCAACAATGATTATTCGTTTTAATGGTGATATAACAATTTGTCCTCTTGACTTTAATGGTAAATATGTAAACGGAAATGTCCAACAAGACACAATACAGACCATATGGGGAAAAGGTGGCTATTTTAAAAAATTCAGACAAATTCATTTATATTCAAAACGAGATGAACTTTATTTTTGCAAAGGTTGCAGGCTGTGGGAGCCGGATAAAACAAAGCGTGTATTTTAA
- a CDS encoding adenylyltransferase/cytidyltransferase family protein, whose translation MKIITFELLAEKIPLLKDEGKKIVHCHGCFDLMHPGHIKHFQSAKKLGDILIVTVTADIFIDKGPGRPVFNQDLRAESIAALECVDFVSINRWPTAVEALKSLRPDFYVKGQEFEKLEDKTGKIQKEFQVLKEIGSQICFTHDVVFSSTALLKKHFFNQESN comes from the coding sequence ATGAAAATAATTACTTTTGAATTACTTGCAGAGAAAATACCGCTACTAAAAGATGAAGGAAAAAAAATTGTACATTGTCATGGCTGTTTTGATCTTATGCATCCGGGACATATCAAACACTTTCAATCAGCAAAAAAATTAGGAGACATTTTAATCGTCACCGTTACAGCCGATATCTTTATCGATAAAGGACCCGGCAGACCAGTATTCAACCAGGATCTCAGGGCTGAATCTATTGCAGCTTTAGAATGTGTTGATTTTGTATCTATTAACAGGTGGCCAACAGCAGTAGAAGCATTAAAATCATTACGACCTGATTTTTATGTTAAAGGACAGGAATTTGAAAAACTGGAAGATAAAACAGGAAAAATTCAAAAAGAATTTCAGGTATTGAAAGAAATCGGGTCACAAATATGCTTTACCCATGATGTTGTTTTCTCGTCTACCGCATTGCTAAAAAAACATTTTTTTAATCAAGAGAGCAACTAG
- a CDS encoding radical SAM protein yields the protein MPESTDKILPPVHIRIKPTNACAHNCWYCAYKADNLQLGKDMSRKDYIPKEKMLEIIDDVVDMGVKAITFSGGGDPFYYPYLLETVTQLSGSPVKFASLTNGSQLRGQLAEIFSRHATWIRISIDGWDDESYSAYRRIPTGEFTKVMNNIKNFKKMNGKCFLGISLVVDKQNAFHLYNFIKRLKDIGVDSVKVSPCIVSNNGIENNAYHQSIFNAVKEHITKAMNDLAEKSFEIFDAYHELDEKFEKDYSWCPYLQILPVIGADLNIYPCQDKAYNIGEGLIGSIQHTRFKDFWFSDKNKYFAINPSKVCNNHCVANAKNRLVLDYLNADRHHMEFV from the coding sequence TTGCCAGAATCAACAGACAAAATACTGCCACCTGTTCATATCAGGATAAAACCCACGAATGCCTGTGCGCACAACTGCTGGTATTGCGCATATAAGGCAGATAATCTGCAGCTGGGAAAAGACATGAGCAGGAAAGACTACATCCCTAAAGAGAAAATGCTGGAAATTATCGACGATGTTGTCGACATGGGTGTCAAAGCAATAACCTTCAGTGGAGGAGGCGATCCTTTTTATTATCCTTATTTATTGGAAACCGTTACGCAATTGTCCGGTTCACCGGTCAAATTCGCGTCATTAACAAATGGCTCTCAATTAAGAGGCCAATTAGCAGAAATCTTCTCACGCCACGCCACATGGATCAGAATTTCCATAGACGGCTGGGATGATGAAAGTTATTCAGCTTACCGACGGATTCCTACCGGTGAATTTACCAAGGTAATGAACAATATTAAAAATTTTAAAAAAATGAACGGGAAGTGTTTTTTGGGTATCAGTTTAGTCGTAGATAAACAAAACGCATTTCACCTATATAACTTTATAAAAAGGCTTAAAGATATTGGAGTTGACAGCGTAAAAGTTTCCCCTTGTATTGTCAGTAACAATGGTATTGAGAACAATGCATATCATCAATCTATTTTCAATGCCGTAAAAGAACACATAACAAAAGCAATGAATGATTTAGCAGAAAAGTCCTTCGAAATATTTGACGCGTACCATGAATTGGATGAAAAATTTGAAAAGGACTACTCCTGGTGCCCTTATCTGCAAATACTTCCGGTAATTGGAGCAGATCTCAACATATACCCATGTCAGGATAAAGCGTATAATATTGGAGAGGGTTTGATTGGTTCAATACAACACACCCGTTTCAAGGATTTCTGGTTTTCTGATAAAAATAAATACTTTGCCATTAATCCCTCAAAGGTATGTAATAACCATTGTGTTGCAAATGCAAAGAATAGACTTGTCCTTGATTACTTAAATGCAGACAGGCATCACATGGAATTTGTCTGA
- a CDS encoding WbuC family cupin fold metalloprotein — protein MNTLHEHNFIREDTNAKSLSFFCTGKVSFLDHKMLDRVKKIAFKRKENLRISLHTSPDDALHNMIILQHKGTYNKPHCHKKKAETYHIIEGRQTVFVFDEEGGIIDYCEMSKEGVFLYRFAEGYYHMSVPTSEYVIFHESKIGPFVRQGDSIFARWAPSGKSADEVNEYLESIMGMKT, from the coding sequence ATGAATACTTTGCATGAACACAATTTTATAAGAGAAGATACAAATGCGAAGTCGCTTTCTTTTTTTTGTACAGGGAAAGTGAGTTTTCTTGATCACAAGATGCTAGACAGGGTAAAAAAAATTGCCTTTAAAAGAAAAGAAAACCTGCGCATTTCATTACATACTTCTCCTGACGACGCATTGCATAACATGATAATTTTGCAGCATAAAGGTACCTACAATAAACCTCATTGTCATAAAAAAAAGGCCGAAACATACCATATTATTGAAGGAAGACAGACGGTATTTGTATTCGATGAGGAAGGGGGAATTATTGACTACTGTGAAATGTCAAAGGAAGGCGTGTTTCTCTACCGTTTTGCAGAAGGGTATTATCATATGTCTGTTCCGACAAGCGAGTATGTAATCTTTCATGAGAGCAAAATTGGACCCTTTGTAAGACAAGGGGACAGTATTTTTGCGCGATGGGCTCCATCAGGAAAATCTGCAGATGAAGTTAATGAATACCTGGAAAGTATTATGGGAATGAAAACATAA
- the gmd gene encoding GDP-mannose 4,6-dehydratase, with translation MSLSLFIDYYNFNFIRPIMTKALITGITGQDGSYLAELLLNKGYEVHGIIRRASTFNTERLDGIFQDVHLPGTRLFLHYGDLSDSEQTSNVIYNIKPDEIYHLGAQSHVRVSFDLPEYTGNITGLGTTRILEIIRKSKITVKFYQASSSELFGAAKPPQSELTPFEPRSPYACAKAYAFWMVQNYREGYNMFASNGILFNHESPRRGETFVTRKITRAIASILAKKQECLFLGNLEAKRDWGFAPEYVERMYDILQQNTPDDYVIGSGDTRSVKEFVESAFSYVGLDWKNYVKTDQRYFRPTEVEILLADPKKANDTLQWKQTITFHDLIKIMIDADMRKVGLEPIGEGDAILREKYPDKWWHGD, from the coding sequence ATGTCGTTGTCGCTATTTATAGATTATTATAATTTTAATTTTATACGACCTATCATGACAAAAGCTCTCATTACCGGCATTACCGGACAGGACGGAAGTTATCTTGCTGAATTACTTCTAAACAAGGGGTATGAAGTTCACGGAATTATCAGACGGGCAAGCACCTTTAACACAGAAAGGTTAGATGGCATTTTCCAGGATGTTCATCTGCCTGGAACCAGACTTTTTCTTCATTATGGTGATTTATCGGACAGCGAACAAACATCAAACGTCATATACAATATAAAACCTGATGAAATTTATCATTTAGGCGCACAAAGCCATGTCAGAGTAAGTTTTGATTTGCCCGAGTATACGGGAAACATAACGGGTCTTGGAACTACAAGAATTTTAGAAATAATAAGAAAGAGTAAAATTACTGTAAAATTCTATCAGGCATCGAGCAGTGAATTATTCGGCGCGGCAAAACCACCACAGAGTGAATTGACTCCGTTTGAACCCAGAAGTCCGTACGCCTGTGCAAAAGCCTATGCCTTTTGGATGGTGCAGAATTACCGGGAAGGATATAACATGTTTGCTTCCAATGGTATTTTGTTTAACCATGAAAGTCCCAGACGAGGAGAAACCTTCGTTACCAGAAAAATTACACGCGCGATAGCCTCTATTCTGGCAAAGAAACAGGAATGCCTTTTTTTAGGGAATTTAGAGGCAAAAAGAGACTGGGGATTTGCTCCGGAATATGTGGAAAGGATGTATGATATTTTACAGCAGAATACTCCGGATGACTATGTTATCGGAAGCGGTGATACAAGATCGGTTAAAGAGTTTGTTGAGTCGGCATTTTCTTACGTTGGTTTAGACTGGAAAAACTACGTTAAAACCGATCAGCGCTACTTTCGGCCTACTGAAGTTGAAATACTCCTGGCGGACCCGAAAAAGGCAAATGATACATTACAATGGAAACAAACAATTACTTTTCATGATCTCATTAAAATTATGATTGATGCCGATATGCGCAAAGTCGGACTTGAACCAATCGGAGAAGGAGATGCTATTTTAAGGGAAAAGTATCCTGATAAATGGTGGCATGGTGATTAG
- a CDS encoding nucleoside deaminase — protein sequence MNSRDEKFMRLAIEKAKQGIVTGQTPFGACITRDNEIISCVHNHVWKDTDITAHAEIHAIREACKKLHTVDLTGCVMYATCEPCPMCFSACHWARISRIVYGARIEDAKDCGFHELTISNTVMKHEGNCQIEITAEVLREDTLELFTLWSEQGDKRVY from the coding sequence ATGAATTCACGAGATGAAAAATTTATGAGACTTGCCATAGAGAAGGCAAAACAGGGTATTGTTACAGGACAGACACCGTTTGGAGCATGCATAACCAGGGACAATGAAATTATCAGTTGTGTTCACAACCACGTCTGGAAGGATACCGACATTACTGCACATGCTGAGATTCACGCAATCAGAGAAGCGTGTAAAAAGTTGCATACGGTCGATCTTACCGGGTGTGTTATGTACGCTACCTGTGAACCATGTCCTATGTGTTTCAGTGCCTGTCACTGGGCACGGATATCAAGGATTGTTTACGGCGCCCGCATTGAGGATGCAAAAGACTGCGGATTTCATGAGCTGACCATCTCCAATACCGTAATGAAGCATGAAGGAAACTGTCAGATAGAAATCACCGCTGAAGTGCTTCGGGAGGATACTCTGGAATTGTTTACTTTATGGTCTGAACAGGGAGATAAACGGGTGTATTAA
- a CDS encoding transketolase, whose product MDAKENAKEIRRIIVELAHKSNSPHVGSCLSCVDILTALYFEVLHLEPWEERDIFILSKGHAAMSLYSTLSVKGIIHREILDGYYKNDGTLPAHLDRFSAKGIEVSAGSLGHGFNMGLGIAYGLKLKKSNRKVYALIGDGESQEGSIWEGALFAAKLGLHNFTAIMDYNNLQGYGRAKDICSFEPVTNKWKAFGWYTINIDGHDINAIKNALTEKSNGKPKMIIANTTKGKGVSFMEDELLWHYYIVTDKHKETALEELI is encoded by the coding sequence ATGGACGCAAAAGAAAACGCAAAAGAAATCAGACGAATTATTGTGGAGCTTGCTCATAAATCCAACAGCCCGCACGTTGGATCATGCCTCTCCTGTGTTGATATATTAACTGCTCTCTATTTTGAAGTTTTACATTTAGAGCCATGGGAAGAACGTGATATTTTTATCCTAAGCAAAGGACATGCTGCAATGTCCCTTTACAGCACACTCTCTGTAAAAGGAATTATTCACAGGGAAATACTTGACGGATATTACAAAAATGATGGCACTTTGCCTGCCCATTTAGACAGATTCAGCGCAAAAGGGATTGAGGTTTCCGCGGGTTCGCTGGGTCATGGTTTTAACATGGGGCTTGGAATTGCTTATGGACTAAAGCTGAAAAAAAGTAATCGAAAGGTGTATGCCCTTATCGGCGATGGAGAATCCCAGGAAGGATCCATTTGGGAAGGCGCTCTTTTCGCAGCGAAACTCGGATTACATAATTTTACTGCCATTATGGACTACAACAACCTGCAGGGATATGGCAGGGCAAAAGACATTTGTAGTTTTGAACCAGTAACAAATAAATGGAAAGCATTTGGCTGGTATACAATCAACATAGACGGGCATGATATCAACGCAATCAAAAACGCATTAACAGAAAAGTCAAATGGTAAGCCAAAAATGATTATCGCCAATACCACAAAAGGGAAAGGCGTGTCTTTCATGGAAGACGAACTTCTCTGGCACTATTATATCGTAACTGATAAACATAAAGAAACAGCACTGGAAGAATTGATATGA
- a CDS encoding nucleoside deaminase: protein MERADKKRENMDIFMDAAIEEAKQGLREGGLPIGSVLAKDNKIIGKGHNRRVQDNNPIMHAEIHCLYNAGRIRSYRDTVLYSTLMPCYLCAGAIVQFGIKKVVVGDSKTFAGAGTLMKSHGVEIVDLDLSECKEMMKDFITKNPELWNEDIGEL, encoded by the coding sequence TTGGAAAGAGCAGATAAAAAGAGGGAAAATATGGATATCTTTATGGATGCAGCAATAGAAGAAGCAAAACAGGGATTACGGGAAGGAGGTCTTCCCATTGGCTCTGTGCTGGCAAAAGACAATAAAATAATCGGAAAAGGTCATAACAGGCGTGTGCAGGACAATAACCCCATCATGCATGCCGAAATACATTGTCTGTACAATGCTGGAAGGATCAGGTCATACCGGGACACGGTTCTCTATTCTACCTTGATGCCCTGTTATCTATGTGCCGGTGCAATTGTCCAGTTTGGTATAAAAAAAGTTGTGGTAGGTGATTCAAAAACCTTTGCCGGAGCAGGGACATTGATGAAATCACATGGCGTTGAAATTGTTGATCTGGATTTAAGTGAATGTAAGGAGATGATGAAGGATTTTATCACAAAAAATCCGGAACTGTGGAACGAGGATATTGGTGAACTATAA
- a CDS encoding class I SAM-dependent methyltransferase: MARLLEVVSSLHTRTKRNYIERMMSEKAHCMKIAKQYGKDYWDGDRKYGYGGYKYDGRWESVARKLIDIYSLQKHAKILDVGCGKAFLLYELKKLLPDSQVTGFDSSTYSIEFSKEEIKDRLFVYSAQDPFPYGDKEFDLVISLTTLHNLHLFELKSSLKEIERVGKDKYIAVESYRNEEELFNLQCWALTCEAFYKPQEWIWLFREFGFTGDYEFIYFE; the protein is encoded by the coding sequence ATGGCAAGGCTCTTAGAAGTTGTTTCTTCGCTACACACGAGAACAAAAAGAAATTACATTGAACGGATGATGAGTGAAAAAGCACATTGCATGAAAATTGCCAAACAATACGGAAAGGATTATTGGGATGGTGACAGAAAATACGGATATGGCGGATACAAGTACGATGGAAGATGGGAGAGCGTGGCAAGAAAATTAATAGATATTTACAGCCTGCAAAAGCATGCAAAAATATTAGACGTCGGATGCGGAAAGGCATTTTTGCTTTACGAACTAAAAAAACTCTTGCCTGATTCCCAGGTAACGGGTTTTGATTCTTCCACATATAGCATTGAATTTTCCAAGGAAGAAATCAAAGATCGCCTTTTTGTCTATAGTGCACAAGATCCTTTTCCTTACGGAGACAAAGAGTTTGATCTGGTGATATCGTTGACAACACTACACAATCTCCACCTTTTCGAATTGAAATCTTCGTTGAAAGAAATAGAACGTGTCGGAAAGGACAAATATATTGCAGTAGAAAGTTACCGGAACGAGGAAGAGCTTTTTAACCTGCAATGTTGGGCCTTAACCTGTGAGGCTTTTTACAAACCACAGGAATGGATATGGCTTTTTCGTGAGTTTGGCTTTACAGGAGATTACGAATTTATTTATTTTGAATAA
- a CDS encoding SIS domain-containing protein: MAKFENTYFDSLISLIHLISVYDDVGNGLDLTESIKNIGNLILTQADFGKKLLFIGNGASAAISSHMATDFCKNRNVRAMALNDSSLLTCMSNDYGYNHVFEKPIEIFADEGDILFAISSSGKSENILRGARAAKLKGCTIVTLSGFNNDNPLTTEGIFNFHVPSNSYGPVEIIHHSICHCILDTIKRDKNCPIMSLTATN; this comes from the coding sequence ATGGCTAAATTTGAAAATACTTATTTTGATAGCCTTATAAGCTTGATACATCTCATTAGCGTTTATGATGATGTGGGTAACGGGCTGGATTTAACTGAATCGATCAAAAATATTGGAAATCTGATTCTGACACAGGCTGACTTTGGAAAGAAACTGCTTTTCATTGGAAATGGTGCCAGCGCTGCTATATCCAGTCACATGGCAACAGACTTTTGCAAAAACAGAAACGTGAGGGCAATGGCCTTAAATGACAGCTCGCTTCTTACCTGTATGAGCAATGATTACGGGTATAATCATGTATTTGAAAAACCCATAGAAATATTTGCCGACGAGGGTGACATACTGTTTGCAATCAGTAGTTCCGGAAAATCAGAAAACATTTTAAGAGGTGCGCGCGCAGCAAAATTGAAAGGATGTACTATTGTGACCCTTTCCGGCTTCAATAATGACAACCCGTTAACCACCGAAGGAATTTTTAACTTTCATGTGCCCTCTAACTCATATGGACCTGTTGAAATAATTCACCATTCAATATGCCATTGTATATTGGATACAATCAAAAGAGATAAAAATTGTCCAATTATGTCTTTGACGGCCACAAATTAA